One window of Maridesulfovibrio frigidus DSM 17176 genomic DNA carries:
- a CDS encoding type II secretion system F family protein: MVLPEINEILAKIFFNHKERIRIYRKLSAMTRHGVSVAESLLYLEKRYAKNYSPLTPVLTEVSARINSGSKLHEALQGFIPAEESMLIQSGVNSGKLCEALELSVKLIKARLKIISSVWKALSYPCLLICALITLLIVLSRYVMPRLTEISDPAFWQGSAQTLYQVTRFIDSTTGTLFLAGLILSFLISLATLKIWTGKIRVRFDNVPPWSFYRLITGSLWLFTLSTMMESGIQLSQSMNDMLSTPGSSPWLKERMHSVKAQLNLGKGLGQALDDSGYQFPSRTIIEDLRVYSKLPGFDSQLKLIAEEWLNEGMETIKVQAKVINMACIIGIIFMISNIVLAMTSLQQQLGQNIL; encoded by the coding sequence ATGGTGCTTCCTGAAATTAATGAAATACTGGCGAAGATTTTCTTTAACCATAAAGAACGGATTCGTATCTATAGAAAGCTATCTGCAATGACCAGACACGGAGTCAGTGTTGCTGAAAGTCTGCTCTATCTCGAAAAAAGATACGCAAAAAACTACAGTCCGCTAACACCCGTTCTTACGGAAGTTTCAGCGCGAATAAATTCAGGAAGTAAGCTTCATGAAGCTCTTCAAGGATTCATTCCAGCAGAAGAGTCCATGCTGATTCAAAGCGGAGTTAATTCCGGCAAACTTTGTGAAGCTCTGGAACTATCAGTAAAATTAATCAAGGCCAGATTAAAAATTATAAGCAGTGTGTGGAAGGCTCTCAGTTATCCATGCCTTTTGATTTGTGCGCTCATTACGCTTCTAATTGTGCTTTCAAGATACGTCATGCCCCGACTTACCGAGATTTCAGATCCGGCATTTTGGCAAGGCAGCGCACAAACGCTTTATCAAGTTACGCGATTCATAGATTCCACAACGGGAACTCTGTTTCTTGCGGGATTAATCCTCTCATTCCTTATCTCGCTGGCGACTCTCAAAATATGGACCGGAAAAATACGCGTCCGTTTTGACAATGTACCGCCATGGTCTTTTTACCGTCTTATCACCGGTAGTCTCTGGCTCTTCACCCTTTCTACCATGATGGAATCCGGCATTCAACTGTCACAATCTATGAACGATATGCTCTCCACTCCAGGCTCAAGCCCATGGCTGAAAGAGAGAATGCATTCAGTCAAGGCCCAGCTCAATCTGGGTAAAGGACTTGGACAGGCTCTGGATGACTCAGGATACCAGTTTCCCTCCAGAACAATAATTGAAGACCTGCGGGTCTACTCAAAGCTACCGGGCTTTGACAGCCAGCTGAAACTCATTGCCGAGGAATGGCTGAATGAAGGCATGGAAACAATCAAGGTTCAAGCCAAAGTCATAAACATGGCGTGCATAATCGGCATCATTTTTATGATTTCCAACATCGTTCTCGCAATGACTTCCCTCCAGCAACAACTGGGACAAAACATACTTTAA
- the traI gene encoding TraI/MobA(P) family conjugative relaxase — translation MISRRISCKPQNDNYGRLANYITDAKNKGEKTLYSWNDGCWAGDNYQLAVQEVLDTQDLNQRTKKEKTYHLIVSFRPEDEALLTPEKCKQMEKEFAKVLGFEDHQRHCGVHKNTNNIHMHIAYNMIHPETLTRHEPYRDYFKRDRLHRELEQKFGLKFDNGRQKDLEPKRSNDRADTYEAHSGQQSFDSYVKERKDFIFKSLDSAQNWQDFHNSLAQIGVEVKARGNGCIIKDKHSKTAVKASRLDRNFTKGKLEAKLGQYQKPIAAVQSIDEKERYVSRPLHKKRGELYSQYREAIDGRKKAYEDIKVEQDERWNKATALWGSKIKEIKCERKLSSKDRSRLLAVAAGKKTENLEAIKADVASRRAGLRKLTPFNRWNDFLKWKAENGDEVALQVLRSRKESIENKPQAEFVKTDPSTPNWKLKQSQIRVDSSLAWKDKRKLLSIAKMLQLQAEEKKKYFVAQRFQRKDKDSDLKLGKPAMKNISWRVDSSGNVLYTLKSGGMVKDNGDSIFFSMNDPKAGIVAEKLAKHMFGPNVLMEGNEVCRKRVKLTKTTGIGRGR, via the coding sequence ATGATCAGTCGAAGAATTTCCTGCAAGCCTCAAAATGATAACTACGGGCGACTGGCCAATTATATTACTGATGCCAAGAACAAAGGTGAGAAGACTCTTTATTCTTGGAATGATGGATGCTGGGCCGGGGATAATTATCAACTGGCGGTTCAAGAAGTATTGGATACTCAGGATCTGAACCAGCGCACGAAGAAGGAAAAGACTTACCACCTGATAGTTTCTTTCAGACCGGAAGATGAAGCTCTGTTGACGCCAGAGAAGTGTAAGCAGATGGAAAAGGAATTTGCCAAGGTTTTAGGATTTGAAGACCATCAGCGTCATTGTGGCGTTCATAAGAATACTAACAATATTCATATGCATATTGCTTATAATATGATTCATCCTGAAACTCTCACTAGGCATGAACCCTACCGGGACTACTTTAAGCGTGATCGGCTACACCGTGAGCTGGAACAGAAGTTTGGTTTGAAGTTTGATAATGGTCGGCAAAAGGATCTGGAACCGAAGCGCAGTAACGATAGGGCTGATACTTATGAGGCACATTCCGGACAGCAGTCTTTTGATTCTTATGTGAAAGAGCGTAAGGACTTTATTTTCAAGTCACTGGATAGCGCACAGAATTGGCAGGATTTCCATAACTCGCTGGCGCAGATAGGCGTTGAGGTTAAAGCTAGAGGGAATGGCTGTATCATCAAAGACAAGCATTCCAAAACTGCCGTTAAAGCTAGTAGATTGGATCGAAATTTTACCAAGGGAAAGCTTGAAGCCAAGCTCGGTCAATATCAAAAGCCTATTGCCGCTGTGCAGAGCATAGATGAGAAGGAAAGGTATGTGTCGCGTCCGCTTCATAAAAAGCGGGGAGAGCTTTACTCTCAGTATCGTGAGGCCATAGATGGCAGGAAGAAGGCTTATGAGGATATCAAAGTTGAGCAGGATGAACGATGGAATAAAGCCACAGCATTATGGGGAAGCAAGATCAAGGAAATTAAGTGTGAACGTAAACTTAGCTCTAAAGACCGGAGCAGATTGCTTGCCGTAGCAGCAGGCAAGAAAACTGAAAATCTTGAAGCAATAAAGGCGGATGTTGCAAGTCGAAGGGCAGGTCTTAGAAAGCTGACACCGTTCAATCGTTGGAATGACTTTTTGAAATGGAAGGCTGAAAATGGAGATGAAGTTGCTTTGCAGGTCTTACGTTCTAGGAAGGAATCTATTGAAAACAAGCCGCAGGCTGAGTTTGTGAAAACAGATCCTTCAACACCAAACTGGAAGCTGAAACAAAGTCAAATTCGTGTGGATTCTAGCCTGGCCTGGAAGGACAAGCGCAAGCTGTTATCTATTGCTAAAATGCTTCAGCTACAAGCCGAGGAAAAGAAGAAATACTTCGTTGCTCAAAGGTTTCAGCGCAAAGATAAAGATAGTGATCTAAAATTGGGTAAACCTGCGATGAAGAACATAAGCTGGCGTGTGGATTCATCCGGCAATGTTCTCTATACGTTGAAAAGCGGTGGCATGGTTAAAGATAACGGTGATAGTATTTTCTTCAGTATGAATGACCCGAAGGCCGGAATAGTCGCAGAGAAGCTTGCTAAGCATATGTTTGGGCCTAATGTTTTGATGGAAGGGAATGAGGTTTGCCGTAAGAGAGTTAAGCTCACAAAGACGACAGGAATAGGGCGTGGGCGATAG
- a CDS encoding plasmid mobilization protein yields the protein MEFVPSNKKVIKAYVSEEEHMKVSATAKQCSLSISAFAKAVCLGHEIKSREDQQARRELLKINADLARLGGLLKMWILDDDKHRLDVEKLLEELRLRQKELCEKVWSL from the coding sequence ATGGAATTCGTGCCGAGTAATAAGAAGGTCATAAAAGCATATGTCTCTGAAGAAGAGCACATGAAAGTCAGTGCCACTGCAAAGCAGTGCAGTCTGTCCATTTCTGCTTTTGCGAAAGCTGTTTGTCTTGGGCACGAAATTAAGAGCCGTGAGGATCAGCAGGCACGCCGGGAGTTGTTAAAAATTAATGCTGATCTTGCTCGACTTGGTGGCCTTCTTAAAATGTGGATTCTTGATGACGACAAACACCGGCTTGATGTTGAAAAGTTGCTTGAAGAGTTGAGGCTGCGTCAGAAAGAATTATGTGAAAAGGTTTGGTCGTTATGA
- the pilV gene encoding shufflon system plasmid conjugative transfer pilus tip adhesin PilV — translation MKANRKNKQAGFGLIEVLAGLLIFMLMLPMLADMMDRGMESIKQHSVSDHLASIMDAAASYTKENYDGLITSSTATGATQITMDQLRTGEFLSSGFKDLNGWGQRYGIYVLEPTAGDLQVLVLTYGGRTYSDKSRKFSSAIVPATAAMVGGAGGYIPIGDLPGQSATELRGSYGGWTVNLASTDIPIPAAGHIGGRAFLREEDIGKDFLYRVEVPGHPELNEMSTELDMTDHAIEGVKEIKFEEHTLADIDTTGFCNDADKNGRVFLDPAVGLYVCRNGQPEVIADTGNSQFLKGSTIAVDGELIPKPICPTGITSDPQIFVAPSIFAEGPISKAIVAVQSWATDVGDNWQVHLRIRTADTGDTWITPPAGYGKVMVLTTCN, via the coding sequence ATGAAAGCTAATCGTAAAAACAAACAGGCTGGATTCGGACTTATAGAGGTGTTGGCAGGACTTCTTATTTTCATGCTTATGCTTCCCATGCTTGCCGACATGATGGACCGAGGCATGGAATCAATCAAACAGCACAGTGTCAGCGATCACCTAGCAAGTATCATGGATGCGGCGGCTTCATATACCAAAGAAAATTATGACGGACTGATCACGTCTTCGACCGCAACTGGAGCAACTCAGATCACTATGGATCAACTTCGAACCGGAGAATTCCTATCTTCCGGCTTTAAGGATCTAAACGGATGGGGACAACGGTACGGAATATACGTGCTTGAACCAACCGCAGGCGACCTGCAAGTTTTGGTACTGACATACGGAGGCCGTACTTATTCTGACAAAAGCAGAAAATTCAGTTCCGCCATTGTTCCAGCCACAGCCGCCATGGTCGGTGGCGCAGGTGGTTACATCCCCATCGGCGACCTTCCGGGACAAAGTGCAACCGAACTTAGAGGTTCTTACGGCGGTTGGACAGTAAATTTAGCATCAACAGATATCCCAATCCCTGCCGCCGGACATATCGGAGGAAGAGCGTTTCTGCGTGAAGAGGATATTGGAAAAGATTTTCTCTATCGCGTTGAAGTTCCCGGTCATCCAGAACTGAATGAAATGTCCACCGAACTGGATATGACCGATCATGCCATTGAAGGTGTTAAGGAAATCAAGTTCGAAGAACACACACTTGCAGATATCGACACCACTGGATTCTGCAATGATGCGGATAAAAACGGACGAGTTTTTCTTGATCCGGCAGTAGGTCTTTACGTCTGCCGTAACGGTCAGCCCGAAGTCATAGCCGACACCGGCAATTCCCAGTTTCTCAAAGGATCAACCATTGCGGTTGATGGCGAACTTATACCCAAACCTATCTGCCCTACCGGCATCACTTCCGATCCTCAAATATTTGTAGCTCCTTCAATTTTTGCTGAAGGACCGATTTCAAAAGCTATTGTCGCTGTGCAGTCGTGGGCCACTGACGTTGGAGACAACTGGCAGGTCCATTTACGCATTCGCACAGCCGACACAGGGGATACATGGATAACACCTCCTGCCGGATACGGAAAAGTAATGGTCCTCACAACCTGTAATTAA
- a CDS encoding ATPase, T2SS/T4P/T4SS family, producing MVLKSVSFTDLILHESGEAFMKGCDNCDQKLVPCEEDTKKEIEALHVEVLKVHTETGRHTFRVKYEDIGYRVALYEGVVWGSGKVFFLRRIQENVSDFTELGLPEALSDWLLNANQTKGLILFTGAQASGKTFSASSLVATRLSTLGGHAVSFENPAEMPLDGKHGDFGFCFQAEIDHEEDLGEAIERSHRFASPNIIYIGEIRSKHAASEALRVCLGSDQQIVVATLHGFDLVTALERLVTMAREIDGDIASQNLAQGLLAVVHQQLEHVDGKTVLHVPQFLLAPFNDNFKGLRAKIKNGELAGLQEEMREQRNRIQFGGLEALCKD from the coding sequence ATGGTTCTTAAAAGTGTATCATTCACAGATTTGATTCTTCATGAAAGCGGCGAAGCTTTTATGAAGGGATGTGATAATTGCGACCAGAAGCTTGTTCCTTGTGAGGAAGACACCAAAAAGGAAATTGAAGCTCTCCACGTAGAAGTTCTCAAAGTTCATACTGAAACGGGAAGACATACATTCAGAGTTAAGTACGAAGATATCGGTTACAGAGTTGCGCTTTATGAAGGTGTTGTCTGGGGCAGCGGAAAGGTTTTCTTTCTGCGCAGGATTCAGGAAAATGTTTCCGACTTCACGGAACTGGGATTGCCTGAAGCTCTTTCAGATTGGCTTCTGAATGCAAACCAGACTAAAGGATTGATCCTTTTTACCGGAGCACAGGCGTCTGGGAAAACCTTCAGTGCGTCATCACTTGTGGCGACACGGCTTTCAACTCTTGGAGGTCATGCCGTCAGTTTTGAAAATCCTGCGGAAATGCCTCTGGATGGAAAACATGGAGATTTCGGATTCTGTTTTCAGGCCGAAATCGATCATGAAGAAGATCTGGGTGAAGCCATCGAACGCTCTCACCGCTTCGCTTCTCCTAACATCATATATATAGGAGAAATCCGCAGCAAACACGCGGCAAGTGAAGCGTTACGCGTCTGCCTTGGCTCCGATCAACAAATAGTGGTGGCCACACTGCATGGCTTCGACCTTGTAACTGCTCTTGAAAGACTGGTCACAATGGCCCGCGAAATTGACGGAGATATTGCAAGTCAAAATCTTGCTCAAGGCCTTCTAGCTGTTGTTCATCAACAGCTAGAGCATGTTGACGGAAAAACCGTTCTTCATGTCCCCCAGTTCCTGCTGGCTCCTTTTAATGACAATTTCAAAGGACTCCGCGCAAAAATTAAGAACGGTGAACTGGCTGGATTACAGGAAGAAATGCGGGAGCAGAGAAACCGCATTCAATTCGGAGGGCTTGAAGCATTATGCAAGGATTAG
- a CDS encoding GspE/PulE family protein, whose protein sequence is MTNNEIPKELQERVLLLNDIIYISAEVADDAVLMSFLSYAARKGFKETKRLEAEEFQKLRKKNITKAETKSDIQDLAVQIIADAYDQGASDIHIGDYGPFASIQFRKLGMLQNYKQLMGEIGRKVIVAMYQTMSNSADTTFVAKERQDGRIVSNDFLPADVHSIRIHTEPLDCSMAENGTGTFMALRLLYDRTTAKGDLDDRLKTLGFSERHIRRFQFLTQRSGLTLLSGPTGHGKSTLLKHIMECMAEDNPEKNFLAIEDPPEYPLERVKQVRVNTNDQDDNRGSAYRNAIAGAMRSDPDTIMIGEVRYPEAASAALDAAQTGHGVWTTVHANSALGIIQRMVSLLRAAQYPDPLEYLCDHTVLSGLHHQRLVPVLCPNCKMPLKDITKLPTDNELRRKSLPEAVLNRLFRAVNNMENVNIRGEGCKQCSGVGIIGQTVASEIVTTDHVILKAVRAGNMEAAHKHWRHEQNGQTFVSHAIDLIEDGLIDPYLTERRLGVPLNYAKAFDDFNLSSSDLDELAGSKNVEAPHGAS, encoded by the coding sequence ATGACTAACAACGAAATTCCAAAAGAACTTCAAGAGCGGGTGCTGCTCCTAAATGACATCATCTACATCTCAGCGGAGGTGGCAGACGATGCAGTTTTGATGTCTTTCCTTAGCTATGCGGCGCGTAAAGGTTTCAAGGAGACAAAAAGACTTGAAGCTGAAGAGTTCCAGAAATTGCGCAAGAAAAATATCACCAAAGCTGAAACCAAGAGCGACATTCAAGATCTTGCTGTTCAGATTATTGCTGATGCCTACGACCAAGGTGCGTCTGATATTCACATCGGAGATTACGGCCCGTTTGCCTCCATCCAGTTTAGAAAGCTGGGCATGTTGCAGAACTACAAGCAGCTTATGGGAGAAATTGGCAGAAAAGTAATCGTCGCAATGTATCAAACCATGTCCAACAGCGCAGACACCACATTTGTCGCGAAGGAGAGACAGGACGGAAGGATCGTAAGCAACGACTTTCTTCCGGCGGACGTGCATTCAATTCGAATTCATACAGAACCGCTCGACTGCTCAATGGCGGAAAATGGAACCGGAACTTTCATGGCGCTGCGCCTTCTTTACGATCGCACAACGGCTAAAGGTGATTTGGATGATAGATTGAAAACGCTTGGGTTCTCCGAGCGTCATATCCGTAGATTTCAGTTTCTCACCCAGCGTTCCGGACTGACTCTTCTTTCAGGTCCGACCGGCCACGGTAAAAGTACACTGCTCAAACATATCATGGAGTGCATGGCCGAGGATAATCCGGAAAAGAACTTCCTCGCCATTGAAGATCCACCGGAATACCCGCTTGAAAGAGTAAAGCAGGTTCGGGTCAATACTAACGATCAGGATGATAATCGCGGCTCGGCATACCGCAACGCAATTGCAGGAGCCATGCGTTCTGACCCTGACACCATTATGATAGGTGAAGTTCGTTATCCTGAAGCGGCTTCTGCTGCTCTTGATGCCGCCCAGACAGGTCATGGAGTATGGACAACAGTTCATGCAAACTCTGCGTTAGGAATCATTCAAAGAATGGTTTCTCTGCTCCGTGCTGCTCAATATCCTGATCCGCTTGAATACCTTTGTGACCACACAGTTCTCTCCGGCCTTCATCATCAAAGGCTTGTGCCAGTGCTTTGCCCGAACTGCAAAATGCCGCTTAAGGACATAACCAAACTTCCAACTGACAATGAATTGCGCCGTAAATCACTACCTGAAGCCGTGCTCAATCGCCTTTTCAGAGCGGTTAACAATATGGAGAACGTCAACATCAGGGGTGAAGGTTGTAAGCAATGTTCTGGCGTTGGAATCATCGGGCAGACCGTAGCATCTGAAATAGTAACCACCGACCATGTGATTCTGAAAGCTGTACGTGCCGGCAATATGGAAGCAGCTCATAAGCATTGGAGACATGAGCAGAACGGCCAGACATTTGTCAGCCATGCCATTGACCTGATTGAAGACGGATTGATTGACCCTTATCTGACAGAACGCAGACTTGGTGTGCCATTAAACTATGCCAAGGCTTTCGATGACTTTAACCTTTCATCTTCCGATCTGGATGAACTGGCCGGTTCAAAAAATGTGGAGGCTCCTCATGGTGCTTCCTGA
- a CDS encoding phage tail protein — MRFTHNIKSKYLFLFLFLLFASVHSSAIAGDATSFDPTSVAVEPKAISGVPIGGVIPWTSGTVPEGFLECNGQSTSGYADLAAIVGSTVPDLRGEFIRGWDHGKGVDSGRSIKSSQSDAMESHAHTTTITISGSVTIPYGVGDGGSFTLHDQTQNAWSFNVPFSGTGSGVSTTAGSGTENRPRNVSMMYIIKAE; from the coding sequence ATGAGATTCACACATAATATTAAATCAAAATATCTTTTCCTTTTTCTATTTCTTCTCTTTGCCTCCGTGCATTCCTCCGCAATCGCAGGAGACGCAACAAGCTTTGATCCGACAAGTGTCGCGGTTGAACCAAAGGCAATCAGCGGAGTCCCAATTGGCGGCGTAATTCCATGGACATCCGGAACTGTTCCCGAAGGATTTCTTGAATGCAACGGACAATCCACCTCCGGCTATGCAGATCTTGCAGCTATTGTGGGCAGCACAGTTCCTGATCTCCGAGGTGAATTTATTCGAGGATGGGATCACGGCAAGGGAGTTGATAGCGGTCGAAGTATTAAAAGTAGTCAGAGTGATGCGATGGAAAGTCATGCTCATACAACTACGATCACCATATCCGGAAGCGTTACTATCCCTTATGGGGTGGGAGATGGAGGCTCTTTTACTTTGCATGATCAGACTCAGAATGCTTGGAGTTTTAATGTCCCTTTCTCTGGCACTGGAAGCGGAGTTTCCACTACAGCAGGTAGCGGAACAGAGAACCGCCCTCGCAATGTATCCATGATGTACATCATCAAGGCTGAGTAG
- the pilM gene encoding type IV pilus biogenesis protein PilM, with amino-acid sequence MQGLAIFFCLLGTMAMVSQEMPTQRNSPKAESIAVNYAIYRNAVNNFVTSNSTITTGEVPVSNLSIPPGWKPMRAWANRMDSGNCYVWGAVQGNESEEIRKIFMGSFAIGVKRNGFLTNAHGADTTLPAFIPENSIVSVITH; translated from the coding sequence ATGCAAGGATTAGCTATCTTTTTCTGTCTGCTCGGAACAATGGCCATGGTCAGTCAAGAAATGCCCACCCAGAGAAACTCACCTAAGGCTGAGTCTATAGCTGTAAATTACGCGATATATCGCAATGCAGTGAATAACTTTGTGACAAGCAATTCGACCATCACAACAGGTGAAGTTCCCGTTTCTAATCTATCAATTCCACCCGGTTGGAAACCCATGCGTGCATGGGCCAACCGGATGGATAGCGGAAATTGCTACGTGTGGGGAGCTGTGCAGGGCAACGAGTCTGAAGAAATCAGAAAGATTTTCATGGGCAGTTTCGCCATCGGAGTTAAACGGAACGGCTTTCTGACCAACGCTCACGGAGCAGATACAACCCTGCCGGCGTTCATTCCTGAAAACAGCATCGTCAGTGTCATCACCCATTAG
- a CDS encoding type 4 pilus major pilin, whose product MTLFETLGSLLIALIVFGGSAYMISKSMDNDKISTAEQNLSTFRLDLKQLYAGEPDFTDITTDIAVKNKIVPDSMLKSSGEIRNAWNGAVTVAEGTDATTFTITHNKVPEYACVKLATFQAGSWETITVNGVEIDQASGMVAAITNQLATENIIVFTSN is encoded by the coding sequence ATGACTTTGTTTGAAACACTTGGCTCGCTTCTTATAGCTTTAATCGTCTTTGGAGGATCAGCCTATATGATCTCTAAATCGATGGACAACGACAAAATATCAACGGCTGAACAGAACCTCTCGACCTTCCGGCTCGATTTAAAACAGCTTTATGCAGGTGAACCAGACTTCACAGATATTACAACTGACATTGCCGTGAAAAATAAGATTGTACCTGACAGCATGCTGAAAAGTAGCGGAGAAATCCGCAACGCATGGAACGGAGCCGTAACCGTAGCGGAAGGAACAGACGCTACCACATTTACGATTACACATAACAAAGTCCCTGAATATGCCTGCGTGAAACTGGCCACATTTCAAGCCGGATCATGGGAAACCATCACTGTAAACGGGGTTGAAATAGACCAAGCAAGTGGAATGGTCGCTGCTATAACGAATCAGCTTGCCACTGAGAATATCATCGTCTTCACCTCCAACTAG